A window of Streptomyces marispadix contains these coding sequences:
- a CDS encoding SDR family oxidoreductase, whose product MSSSDSNVRAARTPTVAVTGAASGVGALLTERLAASEEIKRVIALDERRGEVSEAQWHTLDVRDPAIADRLRNEGDPVDVVVHLALDLDLETDPTARTALNVRGTQTVLTASAAAGVPRVILCTSTMVYGALPDNDVPLAEDAELRATAEATAVGDLLEIERLARRAPRAHPGLNVTVVRPSVLVGAGMDTALTRYFESPRLLVVADSRPCWQFCHVDDLVSALEFAVLEKADGEMAVGCDGWLEQEEVEELTGIRRMELPSAVALGAASRLHRLGLTPSPAGDLAYTMHPWVVSGARLHDAGWRPRWTNEEVLAELLEEVAGRHTLAGRRLGRTEAATAAGAGATVALLGTAALVRRARKRRGL is encoded by the coding sequence GTGAGTTCCTCCGACAGCAACGTTCGCGCAGCGCGAACCCCGACCGTCGCCGTCACGGGTGCCGCGTCAGGAGTGGGCGCGCTGCTGACGGAGCGGCTCGCGGCATCGGAGGAGATCAAGAGGGTCATCGCGCTGGACGAGCGGCGCGGCGAGGTCAGCGAGGCCCAGTGGCACACTCTCGACGTGCGCGACCCGGCGATCGCGGACCGCCTGCGCAACGAGGGCGACCCGGTGGACGTCGTCGTCCACCTCGCCCTCGACCTCGACCTGGAGACCGATCCGACGGCCCGTACCGCCCTCAACGTGCGCGGCACGCAGACCGTGCTGACCGCCTCGGCCGCGGCAGGCGTCCCCCGCGTCATCCTGTGCACCTCGACGATGGTCTACGGGGCTCTGCCCGACAACGACGTGCCCCTCGCCGAGGACGCCGAACTACGGGCCACCGCCGAGGCGACCGCCGTCGGCGACCTCCTGGAGATCGAGCGGCTCGCACGCCGCGCCCCGCGCGCCCACCCCGGGCTCAACGTCACGGTCGTACGCCCCTCCGTGCTCGTGGGCGCCGGCATGGACACGGCCCTCACCCGCTACTTCGAGTCGCCCCGGCTGCTGGTCGTGGCCGACTCCCGGCCCTGCTGGCAGTTCTGCCATGTCGACGACCTCGTCAGCGCGCTGGAGTTCGCCGTGCTGGAGAAGGCCGACGGCGAGATGGCCGTCGGCTGCGACGGCTGGCTCGAACAGGAGGAGGTCGAGGAACTCACCGGCATCCGCCGCATGGAACTCCCCTCGGCCGTCGCCCTGGGCGCGGCCTCCCGGCTGCACCGCCTGGGCCTCACCCCGTCCCCGGCGGGGGACCTCGCGTACACGATGCACCCCTGGGTCGTCTCCGGTGCGCGCCTGCACGACGCGGGCTGGCGCCCCCGGTGGACGAACGAGGAGGTGCTGGCGGAACTGCTGGAGGAGGTCGCGGGCCGCCACACCCTCGCGGGCCGCAGGCTGGGACGTACGGAAGCGGCGACCGCGGCGGGCGCGGGCGCGACCGTGGCGCTGCTGGGCACGGCGGCGCTCGTACGCAGGGCCCGCAAACGCCGAGGTCTGTAG